In Arachis hypogaea cultivar Tifrunner chromosome 2, arahy.Tifrunner.gnm2.J5K5, whole genome shotgun sequence, a genomic segment contains:
- the LOC112761499 gene encoding uncharacterized protein isoform X1, translating into MISEKQFIWDKTHDIMIKKIFDHRMVRWLQQMMEDVHERRDHLTIWLYPHIKKALYAYWKTDKGFRQCRLTNRANRASTVSLKLTFMRTKARLSKTLDRDAMMVETFKYTHTLKENKERFANRRSANHFESSTQRLVVTTQQSQPTKEDNNNSVDPVINSDTVWCETASKPYKNCVYGMGSFFTNNLCTSILKALSASATSRAVDPKDNNVDLRKQVLNLTQSLPQQAQQLQQSGGRDNEILAHVSDTDPLWLGLK; encoded by the exons ATGATTTCAGAA AAACAATTTATATGGGACAAGACTCATGATATCATGATCAAGAAGATCTTCGACCATCGGATGGTTAGGTGGCTTCAGCAGATGATGGAGGACGTACATGAGAGGCGCGATCACCTCACTATTTGGCTCTACCCACATATTAAGAAGGCATTGTACGCCTATTGGAAGACTGATAAGGGGTTCAGGCAATGCCGTCTCACAAACAGAGCTAACAGAGCATCGACCGTGTCGTTGAAGTTGACTTTCATGAGGACAAAAGCTAGACTG TCTAAAACGTTAGATCGTGATGCGATGATGGtagagaccttcaagtatactcaCACTTTGAAGGAgaacaaggagagatttgctaATCGGCGGTCTGCGAATCATTTT GAGTCCTCCACGCAGAGACTAGTGGTCACAACCCAGCAATCCCAGCCTACTAAAGAGGACAACAACAACTCCGTTGATCCAGTCATCAATTCTGACACGGTTTGGTGCGAGACCGCATCTAAGCCGTACAAGAATTGCGTCTACGGGATGGGATCGTTCTTCACCAACAACCTCTGCACCTCTATATTGAAGGCTTTATCTGCCTCTGCCACCAGTCGCGCTGTCGATCCAAAGGACAACAACGTCGATTTGAGGAAGCAGGTTCTGAATCTCACCCAAAGCCTTCCCCAACAAGCTCAGCAGCTGCAACAGTCTGGGGGGAGAGATAATGAGATCCTAGCACACGTGTCAGACACAGATCCCCTTTGGTTGGGGCTTAAGTAG
- the LOC112761499 gene encoding uncharacterized protein isoform X2, with product MISEKQFIWDKTHDIMIKKIFDHRMVRWLQQMMEDVHERRDHLTIWLYPHIKKALYAYWKTDKGFRQCRLTNRANRASTVSLKLTFMRTKARLSKTLDRDAMMVETFKYTHTLKENKERFANRRSANHFRLVVTTQQSQPTKEDNNNSVDPVINSDTVWCETASKPYKNCVYGMGSFFTNNLCTSILKALSASATSRAVDPKDNNVDLRKQVLNLTQSLPQQAQQLQQSGGRDNEILAHVSDTDPLWLGLK from the exons ATGATTTCAGAA AAACAATTTATATGGGACAAGACTCATGATATCATGATCAAGAAGATCTTCGACCATCGGATGGTTAGGTGGCTTCAGCAGATGATGGAGGACGTACATGAGAGGCGCGATCACCTCACTATTTGGCTCTACCCACATATTAAGAAGGCATTGTACGCCTATTGGAAGACTGATAAGGGGTTCAGGCAATGCCGTCTCACAAACAGAGCTAACAGAGCATCGACCGTGTCGTTGAAGTTGACTTTCATGAGGACAAAAGCTAGACTG TCTAAAACGTTAGATCGTGATGCGATGATGGtagagaccttcaagtatactcaCACTTTGAAGGAgaacaaggagagatttgctaATCGGCGGTCTGCGAATCATTTT AGACTAGTGGTCACAACCCAGCAATCCCAGCCTACTAAAGAGGACAACAACAACTCCGTTGATCCAGTCATCAATTCTGACACGGTTTGGTGCGAGACCGCATCTAAGCCGTACAAGAATTGCGTCTACGGGATGGGATCGTTCTTCACCAACAACCTCTGCACCTCTATATTGAAGGCTTTATCTGCCTCTGCCACCAGTCGCGCTGTCGATCCAAAGGACAACAACGTCGATTTGAGGAAGCAGGTTCTGAATCTCACCCAAAGCCTTCCCCAACAAGCTCAGCAGCTGCAACAGTCTGGGGGGAGAGATAATGAGATCCTAGCACACGTGTCAGACACAGATCCCCTTTGGTTGGGGCTTAAGTAG